The DNA window TAGATTTGGATTTTATATACCATATAATTAGGGGAAAAAATCCTTAATTTTGCCATTAGTATTAATgtttttctgtttttgtattttaGATGCACAACCTCTTCAGTGGAAGATTTGCAAAACCTTTAAAAGCAATTCATCTCAGGTGCTGGATATCCAATTTGGAGTTTCTCAATCAGGCTTAAAGATGGTGAGGTGGAAGAATTTGCTCTTTTTGTTAATACTTTTATTTTCAACGTTTTCTACATATTTCGGCACAATTATTGATGAGTGAGTATAACGAATTAGCTACTGATGTACCACTGAATATTTCCTTCAAATGGGTGTTTTTAaaatgagaaagaaaaaaagaatgtcACAAACTACTTTATGCGATCATCTTATTTGTCATGTGTGAATTACAAATTGTAAGAATGATTTTAACGAGGACCATATACCTTTCCCATAATAATTTATGTTATAGTAATACAGTAATTTATTACTATTCAAGTGTTCTTCTTTATTCTCTGAAAcaatcatttataggttgctgcTTATTCAGATGGCCATATCAAAGTCTATGAGCTCTTAGATCCCTTGGAACTGAAGAATTGGCAACTTCAGGTCAGTACACTTCAGTTTCAATCTTACTTCTCTTACTCTACTTCAATtacattaattttatataagctGGAAAATCATACTATTACTGAAAATCTCTGCAAGCTATGTACCGACTtttcttttgaatttttatgattttctaACATTTAGTCATTACTGTACTCTATCGgagatgaaaagaaaaatattaacatGTTTGGAATTGTTCATTTTGGTCAGGCCGAATTTCAGAATGTCAGTGATTCAGTTTCTATTTTGAGCAAAGCTTCATGTATGTCTGCATCTATTTCATGGAATCCACCAAGAGGTGAAAGCCAGGAATTAAGTTTTGTTCTGGGTTTCAATTCAGATACACCACAACTTAACTCCTCCAAGGTATGCATTTGTTTATAGATTATCACAGTCTTTAAagttttatttaaatagctttcattttttattttaatcgaTTCACAGCTAATCATGATCTAGTTTTCATTCAGGTATGGGAGTTTGATCAAGCTCATCAAAGATGGCTTCCAGTTGCAGAATTGGCTTTGGATGGCAACAAGGGTGATCAGGTCTACTCTGTTGCCTGGGCACCAAATATTGGCAGGTACAACAAAGTGGGATAAAATTACGTATTACAGGCAATTAAATATTCTGTTGCATGTGCTTATGGAACAAATGAATTCAGAAAGTGCATTGTCCCTAATACTGATTTCTGTTTTCGGTAATACTCAGGCCATATGAGATAATTGCTGTTGCAACCCACGAGGGGATTGCGCTATGGCATCTTGGATTGACCCCTGACACAAATGGAAGACTCTCGGTGGAGCAAGTTGCATTGCTCTCCGGCCATGGAGGCGAGGTATTAATACTACCAATGCCACTTTCTTTGATTGAGTTCACTTACTGATATCATGACGATTTTAATGTAGTACAAAGCATTCTGTTATTTCAATTTCAAGAGAGAGATTCTTGAGATATTGGCAAACCAAGCTTCATGTATAGCAATGTTTGTTTTACAGTCTTAAAATGGTGGTAACTGACTGTACATGCGGTCTTCTTTTTGTGATCAGGTATGGGAGATGGAATGGGATATGAGCGGAATGACCTTGGCAACCACCGGAAACGATGGAGTTGTTAGGTTGTGGCAATCAAATTTGAGTGGTGTTTGGCATGAACAGGCTACATTTGAACCCACCAATTAGTCTATTGAGTTTTCTTTCTCCTTGACTTCTTGTTGTTGTGGTGTCTACATATAAGCCTAGTTGTATACATATTAAGTTTTGTTTTCTTTACAATCGTATTAGTTACATTTATTTGAGTAATATTGGTATCGATGtctttttattacaaaattctCCCTTCTTGGAGCTAACTTTGTATCAACAAAACATGAATTAGTATCACTTGTACTCTTATAGGTACAAAATGCTTAATTATGATTAGGGTAATATTTCTTCCTAAAATTTTTAACTCTAGACATTTATcattttgttattaattgacttgCTAATTGATTGGCTTATGGTTATAACTTACACTAGATATTTGCAGCATAAATActtcaagttttgagtttgtaaaataatatacttaGTCACATAAGTatctaatattattaaattgtaatttcTGTCTAATTTTGTGAATATGGACTCGTTAGTGTcgtaaatttataatttagaaTTCAGGTCTCAGAGCATTTTTAATAgtattatctatttttttagttaaaaagttaaaatagagaattatttttattgtcatTACTCTAATGCTCCCTACTTTAATTAGTAtttgattaaaatattattaaaaaagctTATTAAAAAAGTTAGGAGCTCCTTACATATCTATTCTTTATTATAGAGAGCTATTTTTTTATGGTTGTAGTTCATTTTTTTAAGTTTCACTCCCTAATTTAACTAAAGAGTGTGTTTAAAGAGCATAGTTGGAGATGCTCTTACATATTCTATTAAAGATACTAATAGAGTCTAAATTGAGTACTATGCTCCAAATATCCCTAACTTTACATATTTTacactagttttttttttttttttggctaattatgatttttacccctgaactttgacatgtaccaaatcatgcccctaaacttttttggtcgttaaaaatttcccctaaactattgagattgttagatttaaagacttttgtctaatttcattcaattttactatttcagtgattatttatgtactaaaccatgcttcccagactttaatatctaccaaatcatgcctctcgaactttgacatgtactaattCATGCCCCTGAAGTTTTATCCATgttggactttttttttttacaaaaattagataaaagtctttaaattcaacaattttaatagttcaagaggcatttttaacgaacttaaaagttcagggacatgatttagtacatgtcaaaattaaggagataattttttttttttttagaatattgTACATAAGtagttttgaaattattttttcaacaaAAGATGATCATGGGCCAATAGAGTGGCCAACTATATATGGGCCACAAGCCCAATAAACTTAATACGTACCTTCATCAACGGTCTTGATCAACCGCTGGTTTTAGAGCATGATGATAACACTAAGCAAAAAGGATCATCTTCTCCGACCAAATGTCCAGTTTCTGTCCACAACGATTTCTTCAACTCCTACATTGTTCTTCTTCCTCCTTTCACCACTGAAAAAGTCCAAAACTTTTCTCTATGACTACTTGTATTCATTCATTTTGTAAAGCTCCCACCTTTATTTTTCCTCCTACTTCTTTGGGCTCATCCTCATTTTTCTCAAAACCCCACCAAGCAAAACCATTGGGGAAGAACAAGGATTCCCATATTCTGGGACAAAGAGGACTGTTgtgtaagaaaataaaaagaggGACTCCCTGTGGAGCACTTCTTCCAGTTGATCCATGGGCACCCACCATTGATTCCCAGAGCATAGCTTCACAGTTGTTTGCAGCTTCTCTATTCCCTTACATTGgttttctctattttctcacCAAATCTAAGTCTGCCCCAAAGCTCACTTTGTTTGGATTCTACTTCTTGCTCACCTTTGTTGGGGCTACTAGTAAGTTTTCTCATATTACTTTTTAGCTCAGTTTAGTTGGATGATTATAattctctttcttctttctgATGTGAAAATACTATGTTTTTCTCTATTACAAATTTAAGCTTTTATCAGATTGTGTGGAGATTCAGATACCCTTTTGAtcattaatctatttatttagtGTCAAAACAGTTACCATAACTTCTTTCTTTGATCCCTCAAAACGTCTTTGGAATAGTTCTTGTTCTTAACTTTCTCCAATTTTCatatacatgtataaatataggGATATTTGTGGGGTAAGtactcaaattttaaatttataatcgtTATAATCAATGAttttcaatgattttttttgctGCATAATTACATAATGTTATTAAAACTGTCCTTTTTATCTAAGTTAGTTAGTACAGATTCTATTAGTGTTTGGACGTAGTATCAGTTACATCTAAATCTTTTTTAGCAAATTCAAAAACTATGTCTGGTTACAAATTTAAGACACTAGCAAATTCGTTCTGGACTAAATTATAGCTTTACTAACATTGCTTAAAAAAACTTATGCCGTAAATATTCGAAACTATAtgtgaatatataattttgtcttGAATTTTTCTGACATTTTTAAGTTTGATCTTTGGTGTCCTGAATCCATTGAACAGTTCCTGCTGGAATTTATGGTAAGTTCTCACAGTTTTAGAGTTCTCTAATTCAATTACTTTATTATGCTTTCATACATTTTGTATAGATGGACTAACTATGTTTACTCTCCTTTGAGACAGCAAAAGTACACTATGGAACTTCTTTGTCTAATGTGGACTGGTTACATGGTGGAGCTGAATCTCTTCTAACTCTGACCAATATATTCATTGTGATTGGATTAAGAGAAGCTCTGAGGAAAGCTAAAGATACACAAGAAGATACACCAAGTACTGTGTCAAGGTTAAAGGAGGAGAAGAAAACTCAACTTTAAGTGGTTTTAATGTATGTATGTAATTTGGTCTTGTGTTCATGTCTTCTTGTCACAATAGCTTTAACTATTTTGTCTTGTCTTCTTCAACTTTCTCAAATAAGCTTAATTTTCCAATATTTCTGACATAAGCTTATATTGTGATATGGGATGAATCCATTGCAAGAATTGGGGTGATGGGGTTGGTATGTTAAATTGTAGAAGCTTGTATGTTGTTCAATCTCATGTGTGCTGTAAAATGATTTCATTTTCAGGTGTAAATATACAGATTGAATTGATATCTGAATTAGAATGCCCTTTTCTGGTATTTTCTAGCATTTTTATTTGAGTGTTTATACTTTTCTAGAAACTCTGCTTTAAAATTGAACTTCAAAGGAAGAACCTTTGAAACTTGTTAGTCTCAACATACACCTATTTAGTACGAAAAAGGCACTTAATGAATTTTACAAACTATTAATCTTAAACTTGTTCTCTTAAACTACACACTTAATTCAACAGGTAAAGATAGCTACCTAATTGAGCTGCAAtatcttttttgttttgttttgttttcttttcgaAAACATTTAAATTGAATCAAGAGTAAAGTCCAGGAGTGTCAATGGGAAATTCGGGTCATTGTTCATTGGATCAAGTGAGAAATTCATTTCTGGAATAGGAGAATTGGTTACTGAATTGTTGGCTGAGATAATCTCGGTATGATCAGATTCAGACCGTTGTTGTTGCACGTTATGAAAAGCTGTAGGACTGTTTATCTGGAACGGCGAAATCTGGTAGTAGTTTGATTCAGGAGTTGCTGGAGATATAAATGATTGAGAGAAGCCTCCCAAGAAAGTTTCATTGTCTAACATCAAAGGTGTAAAGCTATCTTCATTCTTCACATTCATACATCCAAATGAACTTGAAGGAAAAGAGAAAGGAGATTCCATCACTTCTCTGTGTCCCAATTCATCTGTTATTACCCTCAAGTTAGATTGAAACTTGGGGTTGAATTGTTCAAACTGTTGCTGTTGAGGAATCATGTTTTGATTGTTCGGTTTCTGATCTTTCTTTTCAGGTGATTTAGGTGGCTGAACCGAGTTACTCGCCTGTGAACAACTGTGTGTTCCTCTGTATGTGATCTCGAAAAGGAAAGGATCTTCATCTGTTCTTTGCACTTGCTTTGTGGCCCAACAACTCTGTGTGTTGCGAAAAGTACATCTGTAGTAGCTTCTGCAAAATAAAGGTAACATTTTTATGTTAGAATTTTCAGCTAATCACTTGGGGCAGATTTCTTCCCCATCCCTTCAATAGTTTAGATAATCTCAGAGACCACGTGTCAGTTATAGGGAACTTATATCTCATCCTCTCTTTATTGGGTCATCGGTATACACCTTGAGGGTTCTCATCCCATTAAGGATGACACCACCACCACAAGCTAGCCTTCCAAATGGCCAAGCATAATTCCTCTCATCAGGGACTGTGGTGGGATTCGAACCCTTCACCCAAACAAGAAAGAATGCCAATAAAGACATTTCTACCACTACACCACACAACACGTGGGTACTATTATACTATTATTAGTTGATGGTTTTTGCCTACTTTTTTTGGACAATATGGTTTGTATATGACAATGACTGTTTACCTAGGATACTTGGCTCCTAGGATGTCCTTTTGTCCATACTTTCTCCAACTATAGCCATCATCTTGAGGTCCCTCCAAACCATTTTCAGAGCTAACTCTCACTTGGTCTGTCCATCTAGGCAATGTCTTTCTGCAAAACCGAAATCCATAAATAGTAAGACACACAATCATAAGTAGTCAAACAATCATGAAAAGAGTAGAAgttcaattcaattcaattcacCTTTTCTTAGAGCTATCTTGATGATGATCCTTGAATGGCCTATCAAAGTTTTCACTCTGAGGACTTTCATTATTCGAAATGGGAGACTCGGGCAAACTCACACTAGTCGCCACCCTAAGaggctgctgctgctgctgctgctgatgTTGCTGACCGCCACCCCATTTAAGAATCGAAAGAGCCTTTTCATACGAAGATAATATCCTCTGCACTAGAAATTCTCTATTCTCCGGCAAAGCTTGAGAACATATATTTTGCTTAAGCTGTTTCGCTAATTCCATCCCTTGAACGAGCTCGCTGATAAGTATCTTCTGCTCCCAGCTCCAATTACCCTCCATTGTTCTTTTACTCAAAATTGTAATCAAATGAATTCAACAAAAACCAACCCAATACAGCTCTTCTTTTCTGATCTCAAAACTTGTTACTTTTCATTACTAATTAAAACACTATTCCTCACAATATGGAGAGTGAGTTGTAATTGGAAATTTGTGAAGAAGATGTATTTAAAGGGTGGTATGTTTGAGTTTGAAATGGTGGGGTTTGTTTAATTTGAGATTTGAAGTAAGAAAGTTTGAAGTTTGACTAAGAAACCGAGTTATTCAGCTCTGACTAGTCTTTGGTCATTGAGAACCAAtagaaagaaagagtttttatttGAGTGAGTGAAGAAAGTCTATGCTGACCAATTCCTCTTCTTCTATTACTACTCTCACTTATTTGTTGGTTCAATTACTCTcaaaagttcttttttttttttgtttttatataataatttatttaattttttttttatcaaattatttttagagtATTATTATCAGGGAATtatcccatatactatttttttttcaaatttacagtttgggttCCTGAAGTGGTTGCAACTCTAGTTGCAATAGGTATTTCTAtgcgattttttgttgcaatttaggttgcagcgctagttgcaataggagtttctatgtagaattccgtaaatatgccaaaaaaattattttgaagtgtGAAAATGAAAAAACTCCTTATTATTAAGCACCAGTAATACTCAACACCTTCTAAATGCGACACTTTATAGAGAGCGGGagtttaaagattaaaaaacaCATATCTATCTGTACGAAACCAGGGATGCGCCTGCCTTTGCAAGTGTATGTGGGTATGAAACGACCAGTGGTTCAAGAGAAAGGTTTCGATGTTGCGGGATTGGCACAtggctttattttttaaaaattataatattaaattatatgagatttgatatttaattataccaaCAACGATATCACACTTAAAAAGGTGTCAGATagtatttctattattttttatgtgtaattttttaatatttgcaAAGAATATTCAAAGGTCATTCCGCGTCATTGCCTTGTGGTGTGGTTTGTGGAAATAGTTTtgactttttattattatttcatatcaACCTCACTTTTGTCATTTCATGAGAAGCTACTATTATATTCATTTAATTCCTTTTTTGGAAATTACCACTAAGCCCCTCAATCAAGTGAGTTTTCTTCAATAGTAGTAGTAAAGTAATGTCTATTTTTAGTCTAAGTTAATATTGATAAACACAAAAATGTCCTTACTagtgttttctttttttgtttctattattgatataatttataaaatatttttatatgcaTGTATctataattttacaaatatacgTAAATATcacgttattttttttttattttattctttaaaatattttactaaaatctcacttctttattttatcttatgCATTTATATTAGAACAATTAATACTATTTTGAAttctgtattttgtaaaatttactaattggactttatattttataaaataacaaattggatcttatattttttaaaatagtactaaATAGTATcatgaattgattttttattaaaataaaacttaataataattcaatatagaggtgttatgacaaaatttgttatattttctatatttgTACTTGCTAAAAATTATctttaagttggttatattaaaaaaattattaaaaattgagctTAAAATCCTATgtgtattatttaaaaaaatgtaagatCCTTTTTATcatgtaacaaaaaaaaaaaaggaatccaatcgataacttttataaaattcaaaattcaaaattactaattaagatttttaccccctgaactttgacatgtaccaaatcatgcctcctgagcttttttagccgttaaaaattttccctgaactattgagattgtaggatttaaggattttttttctaatttttgtaaGGAAAGTCTAACATGGCTGAATGTTTAGGGGGcttgatttagtacatgtcaaagttcgagggacatggtttggtagatatcaaagtatagggagtatgatttagtacatggacAATCACAggattagtaaaattgaatgaaattggataaaaatccttaaatctaacaatctcaatagtttagggggaatttttaacggctaatAAAGTTCAAGgagcatgatttgatacatgtcgAAATTCaggaaaaaaaatcctaattaaccttattattattattatatataattataaatttatagttTCTTGATCACTTGATGACTGGATTTAGTATGGGTTTTGAGATTTTGACTTGGTCTTCTAAACAAATTCTTTTTGAAGTTCATTAAggtgatattattattattattattattattattattattattattattattattaggaaacCCAGATGAAAAAGATATGTAGTCAAATTATTGGTCAAATAGTTTCTAGGTTGTAAATGTattatacaaataataataaaaataaataaatataagcaCAAAGAAAAAATCTAAAGATAGAGAAATATTccaactatatatatttactataattttatttgattaatatataattaaataattaattactttaGACTTATCAAACAGATGTACAAGTAGGAAAATACTTAGAGCGAGTTTGGAAGTTACTATGTAAGTGATAAGTCGTGTTATTACTAGTATGTTTTATAATACAAGTTATGAACGTATATGAGATGGTAATTACAATTGAATTCTTAATGTCTTGTTTGACAAAATACTTAgtaattacataaaaaataatattttttttaataattaatatacagTAAAGTTTATAGTAATTTCTTAAGGGGGACATGAGGATTGAAAAATGTAATTGAAcccttaattacttttaattacacagttacagtaTAATTACATGCTTAgaacaaattatattttaattgagaggttatagctaaatagaagtatattaaaaaaattaaaataccagAAAGTATTAAATGTACCAAGACTAACAATAAACAATCTTTAATGTATatcattataaaattatttttttagtaagtataatatttatacatgtattataatttgaaataaaattattaatactccataaataaatttataaactatatataattttattaagataaaattatttttatatagaagTATACTTTCTTAATGTAagacttaaaaaaatgtataattaattaataataatttagatgttattcttatttataactaaattaaaaattattcttaaataaaGTCTTATATAAAAATTCTACTGTATTTAGATGTTCGaagattttattttatattatcttttatatatttaactACTAATTAAAAAACAATTGTAATAGGGTGTTGTAGAGTTT is part of the Cannabis sativa cultivar Pink pepper isolate KNU-18-1 chromosome 5, ASM2916894v1, whole genome shotgun sequence genome and encodes:
- the LOC115715599 gene encoding protein SEH1, yielding MEKSLVELDIGTTCSSWNYSGFRLAAASNDGFLSIFDSPDPASSSFTRSSKSRVHENGVVKVVWVPPEYGDAVACVCVDGTVSLWEEVVEDAQPLQWKICKTFKSNSSQVLDIQFGVSQSGLKMVAAYSDGHIKVYELLDPLELKNWQLQAEFQNVSDSVSILSKASCMSASISWNPPRGESQELSFVLGFNSDTPQLNSSKVWEFDQAHQRWLPVAELALDGNKGDQVYSVAWAPNIGRPYEIIAVATHEGIALWHLGLTPDTNGRLSVEQVALLSGHGGEVWEMEWDMSGMTLATTGNDGVVRLWQSNLSGVWHEQATFEPTN
- the LOC115717010 gene encoding uncharacterized protein LOC115717010 — encoded protein: MTTCIHSFCKAPTFIFPPTSLGSSSFFSKPHQAKPLGKNKDSHILGQRGLLCKKIKRGTPCGALLPVDPWAPTIDSQSIASQLFAASLFPYIGFLYFLTKSKSAPKLTLFGFYFLLTFVGATIPAGIYAKVHYGTSLSNVDWLHGGAESLLTLTNIFIVIGLREALRKAKDTQEDTPSTVSRLKEEKKTQL